In the genome of Blastopirellula marina, the window CGATGCCGTAGCGTCACGCCGCGTTACTTCGGCGGCGAGAACTGGCTGATTAGCGATTTCTTTTTGTCATCGGCTTCGAATACATGCAGCCCGAATTTTTGGGCGAGCTCTTCAAAGACCTTGATACCGCGCACGCTATTTCCCTTGACATCGAGCTTTGGCGAGAACGTCCCGATACCACCCTGCCCAGGAATCACGGCGACGATACCACCTCCGACGCCACTTTTTGCGGGAATGCCGATACGGTAAGCCCACTCGCCGGCGTAGTCGTACATGCCGCAGGTATGCATCACGCTGAGCAGGTCTTTCACATATTCGGCGTCGATCGCCCGCACACCGGTAATCGGATTCACGCCGCCGTTAGCCAGGGTCGCCCCCATCACTGCCAGGTCGTGGCAGGTAACCAGCAAACTGCACTGTTGAAAGTAAAGCTCCAAGGTTTCGTCGAGTCGATCGCTGACCATGTCGAAATTGAGCATCAAGTGACCAATCGCTCGATTTCGATGGCCGGTCATTCGCTCTGATGTGAAGACCGAGTTGTCGACGTAAACGGTGCGTCCGCAGTATCGACCGAACATCTCGATCATCCGCGTGACTCGCTCGGGGTAGTCCTTGCCGTCGACCAGGTCGGCCGCAGCAATCGCCCCGGCATTAATCATCGGGTTGAAAGGGCGATTGGCGACTTGATCGAGCGTGATGGAATTGAAGGCCTCGCCAATGGGCTGCACGCCGATCTTAGAAAGGACGTGCTCGCGGCCGTGGTCTTCCAGGGCCAGGCCAAACATAAACGGCTTCGAAGCAGACTGTATCGTGAACTGCTGATCACTGTCCCCTACATCGATCGCCTGACCTTGCACGGAAACGGCTGATATACCAAACCAGGCAGGGTTGGCCTTGGCCAGTTCCGGGATATAGCTGGCAACCACGCCGTCATCAAGCGACGCGTACTTTGCGTGAATCTCTCGCAAGACCTCCCGCAACGGGGATGCAGCGGATTTCATCCGCGTAAGCAAAGCATCCAAATGCGACAGGGGCTCATCGGTACCGTTTTGAGAGGAGTTCATACAGTTTTCCCCACGCCACTACTTGATCAGCGAGTTGGCGACTAGATTCAACTCGCGGGTGAAAGGATGCTCGGGATAACGATTAACGAACAAACCACTACTGGCCATGCGTACCAACTCAAAATTAAGCGGCAGCAGGGCCAGCACTTCAGCGCTGTAGATCGTTTCCACCTTATTCTTGAGTTGGGCTCTATCCATTCCCGGAGGAATCTTGTTGACGATCAAAGAGACCTCGCTTACATCGAGCCGTCGGGCCAACTCCAACGTGACCGAGCTGCCCTGAAAGTCTTGCTGATCGGGACGCAGCACCAGCAAGAGACGGTCGGAGATGACAATCGATAACAGCGTTTCTTCATTCACGCCGGGATGCGTATCGATTAGCAGGAAATCGAGATTCAGCTTTTGAATCAATCGTTTGAAACCATCGTTAAGCAGACCGACATCGTAACCTTCTTTCAGGACACGACCGATCTCACTTGTCTTGATGCTCGCCGGCACCAGGAACACCCGTGGGCGTTCGTCGCCGGCAGCGACATTGCCAATCGCCGCATCGGTTACATCGTAAGCGGCATCCTCGATCTGACAGTCTCCCCACAAAAAATCATTCAAACAGTGGGTAACACGATCTTCGGTCAGATGAAAGACGACGTGGATACCAGGGGACTGGATGTCCGTATCCACGATTCCCACGCGATAGCCGGCTCGGGCAATCGTGACTGCAAGATTCGCAGTTACGTTCGACTTTCCCGTCCCTCCGCGAAAGGAGTGAATAGAAACAATTTTCGACACGCTAAATTTTCCCGGAGAGTAGGACTTGAAGCGATAACACGGAAGCAAATCGAAAGGATAATCCGGCGACTACTGGTCCTTCATCTTGCGAGCTCGTTCCTGTAATTCTCGAAAGACTTCGGTATCGGCAATGTTTTTGACTTCCTCTTCCAGCTTGCTTTCGTCGACCATCAAAAAATCGAGTGCGATCGGATCGATTTCATTCAGTGTCTGCAGACTCGAAACCGATTCGCTGGAAGTCGAAAACTGAAAGGATGGCCCGTTAGGCCCCAACTGAAAGATCGAATGGTCACTTAGCAGTTCGTCGTTAATCATCATCCCGTCCAGGACCGTTCCATTACGCCCCAAAGAAACGATTGCCCAATTGCCATCCCGCAGCAGCAACTCGACATGAACTCGAGAGACCTGCGGATCGGCCAGGCTGATATCGTTCTCGGCTGCTCGTCCGATCGTGACGCGACGGCAATCGGTGAAGTTCCACGTTTGAATCGCATGCCCTCGTGAAGAATCGAGCAACTTGAGTGTAAAGGGAATAACCACCCCGTCGGTTGCATTTCCCATGAACCGCCTCGTTCGTAAGGATTACCTAGGTTGAAAACTCCCTGTATGCAAGTTGCGTACCTCTCGATGCAGTGGCGCTATTTTCTTTTCACAACATTCAAGAAAGAAAGGATTTACGGTACAGCAACCGATTCTTGGTCTAGCCTTACGCTGCCCAATATGAAGGCATCCGTCCAGTGAAAGAAGAAAAGCTGCTCATAAATGCGAGGGATGGCCTTCGCCCCGAAAGAGCGAGGCGAAGGCCTGAGCAGGTTCGTTCGTCCGCTTACTTCGAGAGTTTCTTCTTGGCGGTGGTAATCCCTTTGCTCACTGTATCGAACGCTTCGGCCGCGTCCATCTTAGCCAGTAATAGAAAGGCTTCGCTAAGGACGCGTTTGGTTTCCGCCACGGTGATTTCAGTTTTATCGGTATCAACGTTTCGAGAAACTTCGTTGTAGAAATCATTCAACTTCATGGTGCTTTCCTTTTACGCCAGGGTGTAGTGGTGACAGAGACCTGCCGTAATGTAACGGAATTCATCCCTCAAGTCATGGTTTCATTTAGTGGCTTCTAGCGGGATGCCGACGAGTCCTGGTTTTGCTCGACGATCTGCAACAAATCGCGGCTATCCATGATGGAATTCTTACGGGCTAGATACTGCGATTCGACTTCACGAAGTGAAACCTTCTGCCCTCGCTGTACGAGCATGATGTAAGCCTCGGTCACCAGCTTCACATCCGAACCGCGAAGCCGCATACCGATAATGTCGAAGAGGGATGCCTTGCCGCCGGACAAGAACACCTGAAGCCACGGGCGAAAGATATTAAACACGGTGGAAACCCAGTACAGGATTACCGCCAAGAGAAGGCCAGTGAGAATTCCGTAGACAAAGCTTGGTACATCCATTGTGCTGGCCCAGTCAGAAGTGTGCGAAAACAACGATGATGATAACGCAGAAAAGTCGCAAACAAAATCAAAGCTTAAAATTCGCATCTGGGATGGCGATCGACTACGATACCCACAGAACACACCTACTCTTTCTCCTCCACGAGAGTCACCATGCTGAATATTCGCCCCGCGTTGGCCTGCCTGCTGTTATTCGCGACATCCGCTTTCGCCGCTAAGCCTGAAGGGAAAGCTACCGTCTACAAGACTGTCGACGGCCGCGAACTAAAGCTCTATGTCACCAAGCCTGAAAACTGGAAGAAAACCGATAGCCGTCCGGCGATCGTCTTCTTTCACGGCGGCGGCTGGGTGGGGGGTGCCCCAGGACAATTTACCGAACACAGTAAGCATTTGGCCGAGCACGGTATGGTGTGCGTTCAGGTCGAGTACCGCTTGCTCGATCGCAAGAACGACGACCCGCCAGTCATCTGCACCGAAGATGCTTTGGACGCGATGCGTTGGGTCCGCTCGCACGCGAAAGAACTAGGCATCGACTCCGATCGTATCGCAACAGGTGGCGGATCGGCTGGTGGGCATCTGGCCGCTTACCTGGGAACAGTCGACCAGGCGAAACAAGAGGTATCGACCAAACCAAACGCGATGGTGCTGTTCAATCCGGTGTACGACAACGGCCCCGGTGGCTGGGGCACGCAGCGTGTGAAGGATCGCTACAAGGAATTCTCGCCCGCCCACAACATCAGCGCCGACGATCCGCCGTCGATCGTGTTTCTTGGTTCCAAGGACAACCTGATCCCAGTTGCCACTGCCGAGCGGTTTCAGAAAGAGATGAAAGCAGCAGGCGTCAACAGCGAACTTCGTGTGTACGAAGGACAAGGGCACGGCTTCTTCAACCATGGCAAGGACAATAACCGCTGGTACAACGAAACAGTCCAAGAGATGGACAAGTTTCTCTCCGCGCTCGGTTGGGTTCAGTCCGATAACCAATAGGCAAGTTATGGTTGGATGGGGATGCGATCAGCCAGGGGCGTTTCCCCGCGGATCATCTTCGTCCCTTCGCCGGTCAGGCGTAGGTACCAATCCGACGGTAGCCCTTCGTAGGTTGCGAAGTTAGCTTCAGGTGGAGGATCGTTCGTCACTTTGAAGATCGCGGTGGCCTCGTCGACTTCGTCGAACATCGCAACATAGGCCATCCCGCTTCCTAGCTTTTTCGCCGCGACGAACTGCTCCCAGAAGAATGCGCCACCGCGTCGATCGATGGTGTCTCGTTCAGCCCGGGGACCTTTCAGATTCGTCCAATCAAACCCCGGATAGATGACCGGCAGGTACTTGGCACCTGCCTGCTGCGCGGCAGCGAAATCTTGTTGCCAAACATGGGTATTGGCAATCTTCTTTCCCCCGCGTCTTTCGATATTCCCTACGTTCCAGGGACTGATCACGTCAAGCTTGCCAAACGCGGAGGCCCAACTCGCGTTGCTCTCGCTTCGCCAATCAGGCGGGACACCGCCAACGACCGTTGCCCGGTAGGGTCCCTCTTGATGAAAAAAGTCGATCAACTGATGCGCGATGTCGGCTGAAAAGCGATCGGGATATAGTCCCCAGATGAAAACAACCGGCAGCCCATCGTGATCGAGGTAGCGCTCGTCACGTGTGACTTTCCGTTCGTCGCAAAGCTGCTTCCAATCGTCGGTCAGGCGGCCCACGATACGTTCAGTCGGATACCCCGACAAGTCGTAGCAGACGGCAAACGTCCGTCCGGTATCTTTGGCCGACGTTCGAACGTGTTCCAGAATAGTATCGAAGGAGGGCTGACGAAGGTTGACCAGAAAGCGTTGTACGAACACTCCATCGATGCCGTATTGCTGCATCCACTGAAAGTGCCGTTGGATCGTTTTCTGGTGCACGCTGCTGTACAGGTAGGCAGGCCGGCCATTGGGATACTTTATGCCAGGAACAGCGTACATTTCCGAAGGAGTGAACTCCGACAGGTCAGGCCACATCTGGAAGGTCATCGACTGAGGGGTGATGGTAGGGCGGCGGCTCCAGTGTTGCCACGCCGAATTGGTTCCGTCATCTGGGCAGCGGAACCAGGCCTGATAGCCGCACATGACCTTGCCGTCGAGCGTGGTCGCATCGACCGGCGGTAGCTGCTGGGCCATAACAAGACTCGCCGTAAAGCTGATCACGATCAAGCACACCGCGATCAGCAACTTACGGAACGAGCAGGAAAGGGAAGGCAGGTCCCAGGTAAGCATGACGACTCCTTAGCGGTCTCAATCAAAGCGTCTTGTGGCAGGCCTTACTTCCGCGCCGCCACCGCTTCGATTTTACCACTTGAGACGCTGGAAATCTTAGGCTCATCAGACTCGGCAGATTCCTCGCCAGCGATTTGATTCGAGGCTTCCTCTGCTGACTTAGGTGCCTTGAGCGACTCCAGGAACTTCAGAATGGCCACTTGCTCCTTCTCACTAAGCTGAGCGAAGTTCGCCCGGGAAACCATCGCTTCCCCTCCGTGCCATTCAATGGCAGCGCGAAGTGTTGTAGCTCGACCGTCGTGCATGAAGGGGGCTGAATCCGCAACGCCCCACAGCGGCGGCGTGCGGAATTCTTTGTAGTGGTTCTGTTCTTCGATGGAATAAAACTTACGTGTCTTTGTGCTGGAAGCGATATCCGCAATGGTGTTAGGCTCAGAACCGTAGTACTGGGGCATCGGGAATGAAATTTGGGTTTCCCCAGCCGTCACAACGGTTTGCTTAACGCGTTGGGCAGGCACCGGATCTTCGAACTCCGATCCCATGTCATGCAGTAAGAAGTCGGAGAATACATCGTTGAGCTGACCGACGTCTTTCACGTGACACTCGGCACAACCAATCGCGTCAAACAGCACGGCTCCTTGATTCACGAAACTGCGTTCGTTGGGATCCTCTGGTATGACTTGCTCTGGGCGGGGGAGCGACCGGACAAAAGCCACCAACTGATCAGTTTGCTCTCTGGTGAGATCGATGCCTTTGTTCTGATAGTCTGGTTTCAAGGGGTCTTTCGATTGATTCATCTCTTGAACCTGCAGACCGACTTCCGCAGCACAAGCACCTTTGACAAAGAGATCAAGATCTTCCAACTGACCTCGCCAGCCGAAACGGCCTGTGAAGCGGCCCGAGACGCCGTTGTTACTTTGCTGCTGCTGCCGCGCGATTGCTTCGATTTCGCCATCGTCAATCAACGTATCGATCAGATGGGCCCCAAACAGTTGGGGAGGGTTTCGTTCGGCCAAAGCATATTGCATATCGTGATCGTGAATCACCAGCTTTAGTGGCAGCATCGTGATTTCGGAAATGCCGCGACGATTGAGCATTCTGCGAATCCGACTGCGTGACTCAATGGTTTCATCCAGTGGCGTGGTTACCTTGTCATGCACTTCGGCGTACTCAGGCGTCGTGCTATAGCGGTGCAATAGAATACCGGTGAAATAGCGTCCCTGGGCATCGACGAATTCCGGATGCATATTCTTCAAGCGACTGAGGAACGTTTTAGCAGTCCGCACGGTGGGTTCGCCAGGTTCAGGGACAATAGCCAGCATCTGGGCGTTGTGGTCTTTCGGGCCACTACCTCCCACGCCCCCCTGGGCATGACAAGCCACGCAGCTGGTCGCGTTGTACAAAGGTCCCAGTCCGTCTCCGTTGGGACTTAGCTTATCGTTCGGCTGCCACTGGTGAACAAATAGTTCGCGGCCGCGAGCCACCGTTTCGTCCGTGGGATCGAACTGAGCGAAGAGAGAGGGACTGATTGTAAGAAGAGCACCTAACGCGAGAAGCGACGTAACGCGAGCCATTTGAATTCCCTTTTCCAACAAAGCAATGGGGCAACCTGAAGAGAGGGACTGCTTCCCCCCTTATGTATGCGATTGCTACTTTGCTTGCAATCATTTTGCACAGACAATCGTATGCAAAAATTTCACCGCATTACATCAATGCCTTGCGATGGGAATCAAAAGGATGGTGTGGGAATAAACGCCACGTCCTCGATCAATTCCCGAGGGGCTTCTTCGGCCGATTGTGGGGCTTTGAGCGTTTCGAGAAACTTGAGCAAGCTGAACTGTTTCTCTTCGCTCAACAACGAGAAGCGCCGGAACGACGAGTAAGCCTCTCCCCCGTGCCATTCAATCGCGGCTCGCAGCGTGGTTGCCCGGCCGTCGTGCATGTAGGGGGCCGAATCGGCAATTCCCCACAGCGGCGGCGTTTTGTATTCGGTGTGCTGTTCGGGACCGACCTCCATCGTCTTGACAAGTTCGGTCGAGACAGGGCGACGAGTCATGCCGTGGTAACTGGTGATCACATCCATCCGTGCTCCTTCCGAGACATTCGTCAACGGCTCGGCAGGGATAGGGTCTTCAAACTGGGTACCCATGTTATGGAGCAGGAAGTCCGAGTAGACGCCTGACACCCTACCAACGTCCGCCACATGACACTCTGCGCAGCCGATCGCCGTAAACAGCTTGTTACCTTCGGCAATTGTTTCCAGTTCGAGGTGGTTATCCGGGAGAACCTGGCGCGGCATATCGAACGAACGGACGTAGCGAATCAGATCGCCCACCTGCTGTTCACTTAAGTCGTTTCCTTTCAAGGAGTAATCTTGGCGAAGGGGATCCTTTGTTTGTTCAAACTCATGAACCTGAAGGCCGATCTCCGTCGCACAGGCCCCTTTAACAAAGAGATCCAGGCTTCGCATCTGACCACGCCAACCAAACTTGCCGGCCATTCGGCCAGAGACCCCGGTGCGGCTCTTCGTTTGAGCCTCGACGATTTTCTGCCGATCTTCATCTGTGATATTGCGATCAATCGCATCCAAACCAAACAGCTGCGGTGGATTGCGTTCGGCCAGCGCGTATTGAAGCTCATCCTGGTAGGTCACCAATTTGAGCGGCAAGGCATCGACCGGGCGAATGTTCCGTTTGCTGAGCATCCGCCGAATGCGTAGTCGCGAATCGAAATTCGACACAAGTGGCGTCGTCACCTCGCCGTGGACCTCGGCGTACTCTGGAGTGGTACTTTGTCGATGCAGCAGCACTCCGAACGAGAACTGATCCTTGTTGTCGACAAAGTCGGGATGCATTTTCTTCAAGCGACCGAGAAAACTCTTGATCGCGTCTTCCGTGAACTTGCCGGACTCGGGCAAAAAGGAGAGAAACTGGGCATTCCTTTTGCTTTCGCCACTACCACCAACGCCCCCCAGAGAATGGCATTCGACGCAACTCTTCCCATTAAACATTGGTCCCAGACCGTCACCATTGGGGCTCAGTGAATCGCCTGGTGTCCACTGATGCAGGAAAAGCTCTCTTCCGCGAGCAACCTGTCCATCGGCAGTAACGTTTTGGGCAAAAAGCGATTCGATCGACATGAAAAGAATCGCGATGAAGAGCAGGGGAATAATTCGACTCACCAGAGTCTCCTTGGTCAGTTGGCTGGCACGAACGACGGCTTTCAAACCATCTACTGTTTAAGCCATTACTAAC includes:
- a CDS encoding flotillin-like FloA family protein; the protein is MRILSFDFVCDFSALSSSLFSHTSDWASTMDVPSFVYGILTGLLLAVILYWVSTVFNIFRPWLQVFLSGGKASLFDIIGMRLRGSDVKLVTEAYIMLVQRGQKVSLREVESQYLARKNSIMDSRDLLQIVEQNQDSSASR
- the glsA gene encoding glutaminase A, with translation MNSSQNGTDEPLSHLDALLTRMKSAASPLREVLREIHAKYASLDDGVVASYIPELAKANPAWFGISAVSVQGQAIDVGDSDQQFTIQSASKPFMFGLALEDHGREHVLSKIGVQPIGEAFNSITLDQVANRPFNPMINAGAIAAADLVDGKDYPERVTRMIEMFGRYCGRTVYVDNSVFTSERMTGHRNRAIGHLMLNFDMVSDRLDETLELYFQQCSLLVTCHDLAVMGATLANGGVNPITGVRAIDAEYVKDLLSVMHTCGMYDYAGEWAYRIGIPAKSGVGGGIVAVIPGQGGIGTFSPKLDVKGNSVRGIKVFEELAQKFGLHVFEADDKKKSLISQFSPPK
- a CDS encoding di-heme oxidoredictase family protein produces the protein MSRIIPLLFIAILFMSIESLFAQNVTADGQVARGRELFLHQWTPGDSLSPNGDGLGPMFNGKSCVECHSLGGVGGSGESKRNAQFLSFLPESGKFTEDAIKSFLGRLKKMHPDFVDNKDQFSFGVLLHRQSTTPEYAEVHGEVTTPLVSNFDSRLRIRRMLSKRNIRPVDALPLKLVTYQDELQYALAERNPPQLFGLDAIDRNITDEDRQKIVEAQTKSRTGVSGRMAGKFGWRGQMRSLDLFVKGACATEIGLQVHEFEQTKDPLRQDYSLKGNDLSEQQVGDLIRYVRSFDMPRQVLPDNHLELETIAEGNKLFTAIGCAECHVADVGRVSGVYSDFLLHNMGTQFEDPIPAEPLTNVSEGARMDVITSYHGMTRRPVSTELVKTMEVGPEQHTEYKTPPLWGIADSAPYMHDGRATTLRAAIEWHGGEAYSSFRRFSLLSEEKQFSLLKFLETLKAPQSAEEAPRELIEDVAFIPTPSF
- a CDS encoding di-heme oxidoredictase family protein, yielding MARVTSLLALGALLTISPSLFAQFDPTDETVARGRELFVHQWQPNDKLSPNGDGLGPLYNATSCVACHAQGGVGGSGPKDHNAQMLAIVPEPGEPTVRTAKTFLSRLKNMHPEFVDAQGRYFTGILLHRYSTTPEYAEVHDKVTTPLDETIESRSRIRRMLNRRGISEITMLPLKLVIHDHDMQYALAERNPPQLFGAHLIDTLIDDGEIEAIARQQQQSNNGVSGRFTGRFGWRGQLEDLDLFVKGACAAEVGLQVQEMNQSKDPLKPDYQNKGIDLTREQTDQLVAFVRSLPRPEQVIPEDPNERSFVNQGAVLFDAIGCAECHVKDVGQLNDVFSDFLLHDMGSEFEDPVPAQRVKQTVVTAGETQISFPMPQYYGSEPNTIADIASSTKTRKFYSIEEQNHYKEFRTPPLWGVADSAPFMHDGRATTLRAAIEWHGGEAMVSRANFAQLSEKEQVAILKFLESLKAPKSAEEASNQIAGEESAESDEPKISSVSSGKIEAVAARK
- a CDS encoding glycoside hydrolase family 71/99-like protein, giving the protein MLTWDLPSLSCSFRKLLIAVCLIVISFTASLVMAQQLPPVDATTLDGKVMCGYQAWFRCPDDGTNSAWQHWSRRPTITPQSMTFQMWPDLSEFTPSEMYAVPGIKYPNGRPAYLYSSVHQKTIQRHFQWMQQYGIDGVFVQRFLVNLRQPSFDTILEHVRTSAKDTGRTFAVCYDLSGYPTERIVGRLTDDWKQLCDERKVTRDERYLDHDGLPVVFIWGLYPDRFSADIAHQLIDFFHQEGPYRATVVGGVPPDWRSESNASWASAFGKLDVISPWNVGNIERRGGKKIANTHVWQQDFAAAQQAGAKYLPVIYPGFDWTNLKGPRAERDTIDRRGGAFFWEQFVAAKKLGSGMAYVAMFDEVDEATAIFKVTNDPPPEANFATYEGLPSDWYLRLTGEGTKMIRGETPLADRIPIQP
- a CDS encoding alpha/beta hydrolase, translated to MLNIRPALACLLLFATSAFAAKPEGKATVYKTVDGRELKLYVTKPENWKKTDSRPAIVFFHGGGWVGGAPGQFTEHSKHLAEHGMVCVQVEYRLLDRKNDDPPVICTEDALDAMRWVRSHAKELGIDSDRIATGGGSAGGHLAAYLGTVDQAKQEVSTKPNAMVLFNPVYDNGPGGWGTQRVKDRYKEFSPAHNISADDPPSIVFLGSKDNLIPVATAERFQKEMKAAGVNSELRVYEGQGHGFFNHGKDNNRWYNETVQEMDKFLSALGWVQSDNQ
- a CDS encoding MinD/ParA family protein, translating into MSKIVSIHSFRGGTGKSNVTANLAVTIARAGYRVGIVDTDIQSPGIHVVFHLTEDRVTHCLNDFLWGDCQIEDAAYDVTDAAIGNVAAGDERPRVFLVPASIKTSEIGRVLKEGYDVGLLNDGFKRLIQKLNLDFLLIDTHPGVNEETLLSIVISDRLLLVLRPDQQDFQGSSVTLELARRLDVSEVSLIVNKIPPGMDRAQLKNKVETIYSAEVLALLPLNFELVRMASSGLFVNRYPEHPFTRELNLVANSLIK
- a CDS encoding FHA domain-containing protein; its protein translation is MGNATDGVVIPFTLKLLDSSRGHAIQTWNFTDCRRVTIGRAAENDISLADPQVSRVHVELLLRDGNWAIVSLGRNGTVLDGMMINDELLSDHSIFQLGPNGPSFQFSTSSESVSSLQTLNEIDPIALDFLMVDESKLEEEVKNIADTEVFRELQERARKMKDQ